The Anoplopoma fimbria isolate UVic2021 breed Golden Eagle Sablefish chromosome 5, Afim_UVic_2022, whole genome shotgun sequence genome contains a region encoding:
- the foxj1b gene encoding LOW QUALITY PROTEIN: forkhead box protein J1-B (The sequence of the model RefSeq protein was modified relative to this genomic sequence to represent the inferred CDS: deleted 2 bases in 1 codon) has product MPVLTSPDIANKFKENWLAVFPEDQVTGSDSAPLDDSLTSLHWLQNFSILNADPERPNGSGPGCPSSQQNLYLKRLGFPRGGSDSPSSPPAGDTAATGMPLYLGIPVTSGSDCTAVPRFANCAYPVTGYPQIPIQASPPVEVDYKTNHKVKPPYSYASLICKAMQASKQPKVTLSTIYNWITENFCYYKHAEPSWQNSIRHNLSLNKCFRKVPRQKDEPGKGGFWQIDPQYADMFVNGIFKRRRISANNYSNSSGPHRQSKLVQGYHSTQNGCPYQGVGAKRKHSPSKNNSKAMRATESPLLATEAHKTDILRGDFDLASAFDDVLSGNCSNFEDLDINTALSSLGCEMEVSMQGRQHSAGLGRWCGGGDVSGQSQHLNHLQSYGYMELSVAAMDCTVNMGELHVPQLHPLQQQLDQDQLLQSHHHLQQFDEPCALFPEQPEEAVLQPWEEIKEEEQAIPLTLDQGFGLCEGFFTEMQPWERVEAYL; this is encoded by the exons ATGCCGGTTCTGACGAGCCCAGACATTGCCAATAAGTTTAAGGAGAATTGGCTGGCGGTGTTCCCGGAGGATCAGGTCACCGGGTCCGACTCTGCGCCCCTGGACGACAGCCTCACCAGCCTCCACTGGCTCCAGAATTTCTCCATCCTCAACGCGGACCCGGAGCGACCCAACGGATCCGGACCCGGCTGTCCTTCCTCC CAGCAGAACCTGTATCTGAAGCGGCTCGGCTTCCCCAGAGGTGGCTCCGACTCTCCGTCCAGCCCTCCGGCAGGGGACACCGCCGCCACCGGGATGCCTCTGTACCTCGGGATCCCCGTCACCTCCGGCAGCGACTGCACAGCGGTGCCTCGGTTCGCCAATTGCGCATATCCGGTGACCGGCTACCCACAGATCCCCATCCAGGCCAGTCCGCCCGTGGAGGTCGATTACAAAACCAACCATAAAGTCAAGCCGCCTTATTCCTATGCGTCTCTCATCTGCAAGGCCATGCAAGCCAGCAAACAACCCAAAGTGACTCTGTCCACCATCTATAACTGGATAACGGAGAATTTCTGCTACTACAAACACGCGGAGCCCAGCTGGCAG AACTCGATTCGTCACAACCTGTCCCTCAACAAGTGTTTCAGGAAGGTCCCCAGACAGAAAGACGAGCCAGGGAAGGGAGGCTTCTGGCAGATTGACCCACAGTATGCAGATATGTTCGTTAATGGCATCTTCAAACGCAGGAGGATTTCTGCTAACAACTACAGCAACAGCAGTGGCCCCCACAGACAGAGCAAACTGGTTCAGGGTTATCACAGCACCCAAAATGGCTGCCCTTACCAAGGGGTTGGCGCGAAACGGAAGCACTCGCCCTCTAAGAACAACAGCAAGGCGATGAGGGCAACTGAGTCCCCTCTTTTAGCGACAGAGGCCCACAAAACAGACATCCTGAGGGGGGACTTTGACCTGGCGTCAGCGTTCGACGACGTTCTCAGCGGGAACTGTAGCAACTTCGAGGATTTGGACATCAACACGGCGCTGAGCTCCCTGGGCTGTGAGATGGAGGTTTCCATGCAGGGGAGGCAGCATTCGGCGGGGCTGGGGAGGTGGTGCGGCGGCGGAGACGTCTCTGGTCAGAGCCAGCACCTGAACCACCTCCAGTCCTACGGTTACATGGAGCTGAGCGTCGCTGCCATGGATTGCACGGTCAATATGGGAGAGCTCCATGTGCCGCAGCTGCatccactgcagcagcagctggaccAAGATCAGCTGCTCCAAAGTCACCACCACCTGCAGCAGTTCGACGAGCCCTGCGCTCTGTTCCCGGAGCAGCCCGAGGAGGCGGTGCTGCAGCCCTGGGAGGAGAtcaaagaggaggagcaggcgattcctctgactctggatcagggCTTCGGCCTGTGCGAGGGCTTCTTTACAGAGATGCAGCCATGGGAACGAGTTGAGGCTTatctgtga